The Planktothrix agardhii NIES-204 genomic interval TTTATGCTAATGCTGGATTATTGAAAGGAGCGTTATTATTGTTTGGTTTAAATTCGGGTATTTTGACAGCAGGAGCGATTAATTTAATGTTAGATTTAACCTTAGCTGAAACTGCCGGAACCTTTATTGGAGCCTGGGGTTTAGCACAGGCTATGGCGCGGGGATTAGCAACGGTTTTAGGGGGGGCAATTTTAGATTTAGGACGGGCAATTTTTCAGGTTCCTTTCCTCGCTTATGGTTCGGTTTTTGCCGTACAAGCTGTTGGCATGATTCTAGCAATTGTATTATTAAATCGTGTAAATATTCGAGAATTTAACGAAACAGCCAGACAAGCGATCGCCAATGTTTTAGAACAAGAACTAGATTAAAAAGACAGTCCCCCAATTAAACCCAAAACTTTGCTTAGGTTTAAAAGTCTATCCTGACAATTAACTTCCGGTTTTAAATTTAACTTAAACTTCATTTTAATAGTCCTTTATTCAAAAATACATTAATCTTAGATTAACCCCTTCACCCGATTAAGAATAAAAGGAGCAATATCATTCACCGATAGAATGTGTTGGGCAGCCCCTAAAGCGATCGCTTCTGCGGGCATTCCAAAGACTACACAACTATCATGATTTTGGGCAATCGTTAACCCACCCTGATCGAAAATAGCCTTCATTCCATCAGCCCCATCCCGGCCCATTCCGGTTAACAAAACCCCCGCAGCACTGGCTCCATAACAGTCAGCAACAGACTTTAAAGTAGCTGTCACCGCCGGACGATGACCCGCCAGTGGGGGTGCATTTGAATAGGAAAAACGACCCGTATGGCTAAATTCTAAATGGTATCCGTCTGGGGCAAAATAAACCGAGCCCGCCTGGGGAAGTTCACCGACCATGGCGATTTTAATAGATAAATTGCATTCCCCATTTAACCAACTGACTAACCCGGGCAAAAATCCTTCGCTAATATGCTGAACACAAACAATAGGAACGGGAAAATTACTGGGAAATTGTGTCAAAATTGTATGTAAAGCTTGGGGGCCACCCGTAGAAGCACCAATCCCCAGAATTTTAATTGTTTGAGAAGATGCACCGAAAAATCTTGAGGGTTCACCTACAACTTTGGAATGGGGTGAGGATAAAAGAGTTTTACTGATCAGTGGAGGTGAGGTGATCGATAAATGGTTATTACTAACGTTGGGTTGGGATTTACGATGTTTAGTAAAAACTTTGACGCCCGCAAGCACTTTAATTTTTTGAATTAATTCCCGTCCGATCAATTCATAATCCGAGGCTAAACCCGTTGTCGGTTTAGGAAACACATCAACGGCCCCAGCATTTAACAGTTGAAAAACATTTTGAGTATCATCGGATTGAACCGAAGCACTGATCACCAAAATCGGACGGGGATAAATCACCATGACTTCTTGGATAAATTCCAGTCCGTTCATTTGGGGCATATGAAAATCCGTACAAATCACATCCGGTTGGACAGTGGGCACCAATATCAATGCTTCCTTACCGGTTCGAGCCGTTCCTACAACAATTATCTCGGTCGATGTTGATAAAATTCGTTTGAGAATAATCAAAGCAACAGCCGAATCTTCAACTAGGACAACTCGAATTGGCATTTTACAGTTAGTCACTGATTAGATAGATATTCCTAATCATACTAATCTTTTTAGAGTTTCGATCAAAACTTCTTGATTGAAAGACGCTTTAGTAATATAGGCATTTGCCCCAACTTCTGCACCTTTGCGTTTATCTTCATCGGAAGCTAGAGAAGTCACTAGAATAATCGGTAGTTCACTATAGTCCCGATTTTGTCGAATTTTAGTGACTAAACTTAACCCATCCAAATTAGGCATCTGGATATCAGAAACCACCGCATCAAAGGAACGAGTGCCGAGTTTATTAAACCCATCTAA includes:
- the cheB gene encoding chemotaxis response regulator protein-glutamate methylesterase is translated as MPIRVVLVEDSAVALIILKRILSTSTEIIVVGTARTGKEALILVPTVQPDVICTDFHMPQMNGLEFIQEVMVIYPRPILVISASVQSDDTQNVFQLLNAGAVDVFPKPTTGLASDYELIGRELIQKIKVLAGVKVFTKHRKSQPNVSNNHLSITSPPLISKTLLSSPHSKVVGEPSRFFGASSQTIKILGIGASTGGPQALHTILTQFPSNFPVPIVCVQHISEGFLPGLVSWLNGECNLSIKIAMVGELPQAGSVYFAPDGYHLEFSHTGRFSYSNAPPLAGHRPAVTATLKSVADCYGASAAGVLLTGMGRDGADGMKAIFDQGGLTIAQNHDSCVVFGMPAEAIALGAAQHILSVNDIAPFILNRVKGLI